Proteins encoded by one window of Apium graveolens cultivar Ventura unplaced genomic scaffold, ASM990537v1 ctg8498, whole genome shotgun sequence:
- the LOC141705064 gene encoding polyadenylate-binding protein-interacting protein 8-like, whose translation MAAGLEMNSESSVTTIAENLETNDNTNVISVSNGGDSKISDSKSEFKMQDHLVDMFSNLNPMAKEFFPSSYSNDRFRDQFGAGNFENSGNGGHPNDRRRRNNSNQGRKRMSGKAFKAQREDSIRRTVYVSDIDHNVTEERLAALFSSYGQVVDCRICGDPHSRLRFAFVEFGDEYSARAALVLSGTLLGFSPIKVLPSKTAILPVNPTFLPKSEDEREMCARTVYCTNIDKKVSEDVVKIFFETRCGEVSRLRLLGDQVHSTRIAFVEFVMAESAILALNCCGQVLGSQPVRVSPSKTPVRPRVTNPGTQY comes from the exons ATGGCTGCTGGATTAGAGATGAACAGTGAGAGTTCTGTTACTACAATTGCTGAAAATCTTGAAACTAATGATAATACCAATGTGATTTCTGTGTCTAATGGTGGTGATTCCAAGATTTCTGATTCAAAATCAGAGTTTAAAATGCAAGATCATTTAGTTGATATGTTCTCTAACTTGAATCCTATGGCTAAGGAGTTCTTCCCTTCTTCGTATTCGAATGATCGGTTTCGAGATCAGTTTGGTGCTGGCAATTTCGAGAATTCGGGGAATGGTGGTCATCCTAATGACAGAAGG AGAAGAAATAACTCGAACCAAGGCAGGAAGCGGATGAGTGGGAAAGCTTTTAAGGCTCAAAGAGAAGATAGTATTCGTCGCACAGTTTATGTATCTGACATTGACcataat GTGACTGAAGAGAGGCTTGCTGCTTTATTTAGTAGCTATGGACAA GTTGTTGACTGTCGAATTTGTGGTGATCCACATTCACGCCTTCGGTTTGCTTTTGTGGAGTTTGGTGATGAGT ATTCTGCAAGAGCAGCTCTTGTTCTGTCTGGAACACTTCTAGGCTTTTCTCCAATTAAGGTCTTACCCTCAAAAACTGCCATCCTTCCTGTGAATCCTACTTTTCTTCCCAAG TCAGAGGATGAGCGAGAAATGTGTGCAAGGACAGTCTACTGTACAAATATAGATAAGAAG GTTTCTGAAGATGTTGTCAAGATATTCTTTGAAACAAGATGTGGCGAG GTTTCACGCCTGAGGCTTTTAGGGGATCAAGTGCATTCAACTCGTATTGCTTTTGTTGAATTTGTTATG GCTGAGAGCGCTATTTTGGCCCTAAATTGTTGTGGGCAGGTACTAGGCTCCCAACCTGTCAG GGTGAGTCCCTCGAAGACGCCGGTGCGGCCGCGTGTAACCAATCCTGGCACACAGTATTGA
- the LOC141705058 gene encoding VQ motif-containing protein 1-like yields the protein MSGSGRNCRKPAVKVVIINTQYVETDSTSFKSVVQRLTGKDAVVEVQQPPVVVAECDKQMSGTGELGRTNSVLLRGMSFKDFDKFLMELPSSFDEMFQMIMD from the coding sequence ATGTCAGGAAGTGGGAGGAACTGCAGGAAGCCGGCTGTGAAGGTGGTGATAATCAACACACAGTACGTGGAGACCGACTCGACGAGTTTTAAGTCTGTGGTGCAGAGACTTACGGGTAAAGATGCAGTTGTAGAAGTTCAACAGCCACCAGTAGTTGTTGCAGAGTGTGACAAACAAATGAGTGGTACTGGTGAACTAGGCCGTACTAATTCGGTTTTGTTGCGAGGAATGTCGTTTAAAGATTTTGATAAGTTCTTGATGGAGCTGCCTTCGTCGTTCGATGAAATGTTTCAGATGATTATGGATTAG
- the LOC141705060 gene encoding uncharacterized protein LOC141705060, translating into MAMCLQTTILDISIGFMMVHTSLRNWMFLLLVRLKRWLIKKKRYNAEDLASIMKNAKVRYFLHRSLDIVISNRVIGCKTVKEIWETLEVKYQSTTTVKKNRKTILTHEYEQFDSKADESLTEIYDRFQKLLNDRLLVDKEYDPKDLNLKFLLALPEKWDLKVTSI; encoded by the coding sequence ATGGCTATGTGTCTACAAACTACGATCCTGGATATCTCAataggatttatgatggtccataCAAGCCTAAGAAACTGGATGTTTCTGTTGCTGGTGAGGCtgaaaagatggttgataaagaaAAAAAGATATAATGCTGAAGATCTGGCATCTATCATGAAAAATGCCAAAGTTAGATATTTCTTGCATAGGAGTCTAGACATTGTTATATCTAATAGAGTAATTGGATGTAAAACTGTCAAGGAGATATGGGAAACTTTGGAGGTTAAGTATCAAAGCACTACTACTGTTAAAAAGAACAGAAAAACTATACTCACACATGAGTATGAAcaatttgactcaaaagctgatgagtcattgactgagaTTTAtgacaggtttcagaaactgttgaatgatCGGTTACTTGTAGATAAAGAGTATGATCCAAAAGATTTAAACCtgaagtttcttcttgcacttcctgaaaagtgggacttgaaGGTCACATCCATATGA
- the LOC141705061 gene encoding uncharacterized protein LOC141705061, translating into MIPVPHCAPCGGHHPSRAYYREIGACFLCGSMSHRAKDCTVSRNIGGGGAGGGSGGQHNPTARVFALTSYQEVTNSDTISGTLLVGRRDAYMLFDIGSTHYVGSLSFVHHLGIAPSLLYPRMFIATPMRNSIIISDIYREFLIPVGDRNCKVNLFPMEMHDFDIILGMDWLSEHRATIDCQ; encoded by the coding sequence ATGATTCCAGTGCCTCATTGTGCTCCATGTGGTGGACATCATCCAAGTAGAGCTTATTACAGAGAGATTGGGGCTTGTTTCTTGTGTGGTAGCATGTCCCATAGGGCAAAGGATTGTACAGTGTCACGCAACATTGGTGGAGGAGGAGCTGGTGGTGGTAGTGGCGGTCAACATAATCCTACAGCCAGAGTTTTTGCATTGACTTCATATCAGGAAGTAACTAATTCAGATACCATTTCAGGAACACTTCTTGTTGGTAGACGTGATGCTTATATGCTATTTGATATTGGTTCGACCCATTATGTTGGGTCTTTATCATTTGTTCATCATCTTGGCATTGCACCTTCATTATTATATCCTCGTATGTTTATTGCTACCCCAATGAGGAATTCTATTATTATATCGGATATATATCGAGAGTTTCTGATACCTGTTGGAGATAGAAATTGTAAAGTTAACTTGTTTCCAATGGAGATGCATGACTTTGACATTATCTTGGGCATGGATTGGTTGAGTGAACATCGTGCCACAATTGATTGTCAATGA